In Psychrilyobacter piezotolerans, one genomic interval encodes:
- a CDS encoding transporter substrate-binding domain-containing protein, whose product MKKIIFLFLIIFSVITFGKKPLVVGMELAYPPFETTDKYGNPSGFSVDMATDLGKYLGREVVIENMGYGGLIPALKTKKIDIILSSMSITERRKRSINFSTPYAKSNLAILANQKSGIKDPMDLNKEGRKIAVKKGTTGHVVAMKVFPKADILVFDKESACILEVTQGKVDGFIYDPLTILKNWKKNKNTTEPILKPFEETPQYWAIAYNKNNNELGKQINKFIESYKKNGSLDRLADKYLAEPKEEFEKRNIPFFF is encoded by the coding sequence ATGAAAAAAATTATATTTTTATTTTTAATTATCTTTAGTGTTATAACCTTTGGAAAGAAGCCGCTAGTGGTTGGAATGGAACTGGCTTATCCCCCATTTGAAACTACCGATAAATATGGCAATCCAAGTGGTTTTAGTGTAGATATGGCTACAGATTTAGGCAAGTATCTGGGTAGAGAAGTTGTCATAGAGAATATGGGATATGGAGGTCTTATCCCCGCATTAAAAACTAAAAAAATCGATATTATCTTATCATCTATGAGTATCACAGAGAGAAGAAAGAGATCTATCAACTTTTCCACCCCCTATGCAAAATCAAATCTTGCAATTTTAGCCAACCAAAAGAGCGGGATAAAGGATCCCATGGATCTGAATAAAGAAGGCAGGAAAATAGCCGTAAAGAAAGGAACTACCGGCCATGTAGTAGCTATGAAGGTTTTCCCAAAGGCTGATATTTTAGTCTTTGATAAAGAAAGTGCCTGCATCCTGGAAGTTACCCAGGGAAAGGTGGATGGTTTTATATATGACCCACTGACAATTTTAAAAAATTGGAAGAAAAACAAAAATACTACTGAACCTATCTTAAAACCCTTTGAGGAAACTCCTCAATATTGGGCCATTGCATACAACAAAAATAACAATGAATTAGGGAAACAAATAAATAAGTTTATAGAGAGTTATAAGAAAAATGGAAGTTTAGATAGATTAGCTGACAAATATCTTGCTGAACCTAAAGAGGAATTTGAAAAAAGAAATATCCCTTTTTTCTTTTAA
- a CDS encoding amino acid ABC transporter permease, whose amino-acid sequence MKIKDLFYAKDEKFNITLSAKIVNITLLLIIGIIFWNYAFSRLNYESQGFSVFLEFKYKFIFGFFITIMISIFSLICSLIIGSLLAMGQKSRFLPLHYFTKIFIEIIRGTPLIVQVYLFFYVVGTALDINNRYLMGVLIMATFSGAYVAEIIRGGIDSIDKTQIESAKALGFTNFQKYRYIILPQVIKRVMPPLAGQFASLIKDSSLLSIIAVNEFTKNVQEVDSITFTPIENYAVLAVGYILLTYPISHLSKKLEKRFSYGD is encoded by the coding sequence ATGAAAATTAAGGATTTATTCTATGCCAAAGATGAGAAATTCAACATAACTTTGTCAGCAAAAATAGTTAATATTACACTCCTCTTAATCATAGGAATTATATTTTGGAACTATGCTTTCAGCAGATTAAATTACGAATCCCAGGGATTTTCTGTCTTTTTAGAGTTCAAATATAAATTTATCTTTGGTTTTTTTATAACCATTATGATCTCTATATTTTCTTTGATTTGCAGTCTGATCATCGGCAGCCTTTTAGCTATGGGTCAAAAAAGCAGATTTCTGCCCCTTCATTATTTTACCAAGATTTTTATTGAGATAATAAGAGGGACCCCTCTTATTGTCCAAGTTTATCTTTTTTTCTATGTGGTTGGAACAGCCTTAGATATAAATAACCGGTACCTTATGGGGGTCCTTATTATGGCTACCTTTTCTGGTGCATACGTTGCAGAGATTATCAGAGGCGGGATCGACAGCATCGACAAAACACAGATTGAATCAGCCAAAGCTTTGGGCTTTACCAATTTTCAAAAATATAGATATATCATCCTGCCACAGGTTATAAAGAGGGTTATGCCTCCCCTTGCAGGACAGTTTGCATCCCTTATCAAGGATTCATCCCTTCTATCTATAATTGCAGTAAATGAATTCACAAAAAATGTCCAAGAGGTGGATTCCATCACATTTACTCCCATTGAAAATTATGCCGTCTTAGCTGTGGGATATATCTTGTTGACTTATCCTATCTCCCACCTGTCAAAAAAATTAGAAAAGAGGTTTTCATATGGAGATTAA
- a CDS encoding amino acid ABC transporter ATP-binding protein, translating into MEINISNLKKIYGDQVVLNNLELDIKGVHSLVIIGPSGGGKSTLLRILAGLEIPEEGNITINNRPLSFKEADLCNYRKTIGMVFQAFNLFPHLSAMNNITLPLEKVHKIKKDEANLRARTLLDRFQLGEHGHKYPSQLSGGQQQRVAIARAVALDSQFLLLDEPTSALDPALTSEVLDSILELKKEKKDLILVTHEMGFARNVADYILFIDQGKVLEAGEAGPLFSNPQTPELKEFLGKTLKY; encoded by the coding sequence ATGGAGATTAATATATCAAATTTAAAAAAAATATACGGTGATCAGGTTGTTCTAAATAATTTGGAATTAGATATAAAAGGTGTCCATTCCTTAGTCATCATAGGTCCTTCCGGGGGTGGAAAATCCACCCTCCTGCGGATCTTAGCAGGCTTAGAAATTCCCGAAGAAGGAAATATCACCATAAACAACAGACCCCTGTCATTTAAGGAAGCAGATCTTTGCAACTACAGGAAAACTATCGGAATGGTATTCCAGGCATTTAATCTTTTCCCCCACCTGTCAGCCATGAACAACATCACCCTGCCACTGGAAAAAGTACATAAAATAAAGAAGGATGAAGCTAACCTTCGTGCCAGAACTCTATTGGACAGATTTCAATTGGGAGAACATGGTCATAAATATCCTTCCCAGCTATCAGGGGGACAGCAACAACGGGTAGCTATAGCACGTGCTGTTGCTCTTGATTCTCAATTTTTGCTTTTAGATGAGCCTACTTCAGCATTGGACCCGGCTCTGACCTCTGAGGTCTTAGACAGCATTTTAGAATTGAAAAAAGAGAAAAAAGATTTGATCTTAGTCACCCATGAGATGGGGTTTGCCAGAAATGTAGCTGACTATATTCTCTTTATCGACCAAGGGAAAGTTTTAGAAGCAGGAGAGGCTGGCCCACTCTTTAGCAATCCTCAGACACCGGAATTAAAAGAATTTTTAGGAAAAACATTGAAATATTAA
- a CDS encoding GIY-YIG nuclease family protein encodes MYFVYMLGCGDGSVYTGITNDVEKRMEAHRRGEGAKYTRGRGPFELFSLWETKTKSQACRVEYFIKKHTKKKKVLFYTDREYLARLIYEEKGIEIKKLS; translated from the coding sequence ATGTATTTTGTGTATATGCTGGGGTGTGGAGATGGAAGTGTCTACACAGGGATAACCAATGATGTAGAGAAAAGAATGGAGGCTCATAGGCGCGGAGAGGGTGCTAAATACACCCGGGGAAGGGGACCCTTTGAGCTCTTTTCTCTCTGGGAGACAAAAACGAAATCCCAGGCCTGCAGGGTAGAATATTTTATAAAAAAACACACTAAAAAGAAGAAGGTGTTATTTTATACAGACAGGGAATATCTGGCTAGATTAATATATGAGGAGAAGGGGATAGAGATAAAAAAGCTGTCATAG
- a CDS encoding DUF1576 domain-containing protein, which translates to MDEFSCGRLQKAKNLTLILAFAVLSVFTYFVIIDKTNIIIGLKNIVTSPSTLITDFLVIGGLGATFLNAFSLFIFNFILIKSFRVKISGLVLAAFFTVFGFSFFGKNIFNVLPIYLGGIMYAKFEHLDFKTVLPTIMFTSALAPFISAMAFSSGSFEEAYLLAMILGIVIGFIATPLAKKMVSFHEGFNLYNLGFTGGLLGAVITSVLKAYDFNIEPQKLISTKYHMVLLITCSMVFLLMISVGFYINKNSFSGYKELLKCDGLKSDFVEKYGYGLSFINMGINGFISITFILLVGETLSGPLLAGILTIVGFSAFGKHPLNITPILFGVWLAGATTQVDKFVLVLSALFGTAMAPISGVYGPLWGVVAGWLHMSVVRNIGVVHGGLNLYNNGFSAGIVAGVLLPVIRTFTNRKNKFKDKYLLKRQELYKNLYSEEDLD; encoded by the coding sequence ATGGATGAATTTAGCTGCGGGAGGCTGCAGAAAGCTAAAAATTTAACCCTTATATTGGCTTTTGCCGTTTTAAGCGTTTTTACCTATTTTGTTATTATCGACAAGACAAACATTATTATCGGATTAAAAAATATAGTTACATCCCCTTCAACACTCATAACAGATTTCTTGGTTATCGGCGGGTTAGGAGCTACATTTTTAAATGCATTTAGTTTATTTATTTTTAACTTTATCTTGATTAAAAGTTTCAGAGTAAAGATCAGTGGATTGGTTCTGGCTGCCTTTTTTACAGTCTTTGGATTCTCATTCTTTGGAAAAAATATATTTAATGTCCTGCCTATCTATCTCGGCGGAATCATGTATGCCAAGTTTGAGCATTTAGATTTTAAAACAGTCTTACCCACAATCATGTTTACCAGTGCATTGGCACCATTTATCAGTGCCATGGCATTTAGTTCAGGATCATTTGAGGAGGCCTATCTTTTAGCTATGATCTTAGGAATAGTTATAGGATTTATCGCCACTCCCCTAGCCAAAAAGATGGTTTCATTTCATGAAGGATTCAACCTTTATAATTTGGGATTTACCGGCGGACTGTTGGGAGCAGTTATCACCTCCGTCCTCAAGGCTTATGATTTTAATATCGAGCCTCAAAAGCTAATTTCTACTAAATATCATATGGTGCTGTTGATCACTTGTTCCATGGTCTTTTTACTTATGATCTCGGTGGGATTCTATATCAACAAGAATAGTTTTAGTGGTTATAAAGAACTATTAAAATGTGATGGTTTAAAGTCTGATTTTGTAGAAAAATATGGATACGGACTTTCATTTATCAATATGGGAATCAATGGATTTATCTCCATCACCTTCATCCTCCTTGTAGGAGAAACTTTGAGCGGACCCCTCTTAGCAGGGATCTTAACTATCGTTGGTTTTTCTGCCTTTGGAAAACACCCTCTAAACATTACGCCTATCCTGTTTGGTGTTTGGTTAGCCGGTGCAACCACCCAAGTGGATAAATTCGTTTTGGTTCTTTCAGCTCTATTTGGTACTGCCATGGCTCCAATTTCAGGAGTATATGGCCCTCTTTGGGGTGTCGTTGCAGGATGGCTTCATATGTCGGTTGTTAGAAACATTGGTGTTGTTCATGGTGGATTAAACCTATATAACAATGGTTTTTCTGCGGGTATAGTTGCAGGTGTTTTATTACCTGTCATCCGTACTTTTACAAATAGAAAAAATAAGTTTAAAGATAAATATCTCTTAAAACGTCAGGAACTTTATAAAAATCTATATTCAGAAGAAGATTTAGACTGA